One Paraglaciecola mesophila genomic region harbors:
- the rluF gene encoding 23S rRNA pseudouridine(2604) synthase RluF has product MNTSNTTASSIRLNKFISDSGFCSRREADKLIDSNRVTINGAIPELGTKVLPGDEVRVDGNLVKASAENKSDRVYLAYHKPVGITCTTERHVKGNIIDAIGHRERIFPIGRLDKPSEGLIFLTSDGDIVNKILRAENAHDKEYIVTVDRPITERFIQAMAAGVPILDTVTKPCTVTMQSKFVFRIILTQGLNRQIRRMCEYLGYGVTKLKRSRIMSIRLAGLKVGQWRNLTPDEMQEINRAVAGSTKTADGANHKADTSVSDTRTSHIAKRSGNRGLKSGKGPARSQVRNHATSAKPRSQKK; this is encoded by the coding sequence TTGAATACTTCGAATACAACCGCTTCCAGCATTCGTTTGAACAAGTTCATCAGTGATTCTGGTTTTTGCTCTCGCAGAGAAGCAGATAAATTAATTGACAGCAACCGGGTGACTATCAATGGTGCTATTCCCGAATTAGGCACTAAGGTGTTGCCAGGTGATGAAGTACGTGTGGATGGTAACTTGGTTAAAGCAAGTGCTGAAAATAAGTCAGACAGAGTCTACTTGGCTTATCACAAACCGGTAGGGATCACCTGCACCACAGAGCGCCATGTTAAGGGTAATATTATTGATGCGATTGGCCATCGGGAGCGTATTTTTCCTATTGGGCGCTTAGACAAACCCTCTGAAGGGTTGATCTTTTTGACCAGCGATGGGGACATAGTCAATAAAATTCTGCGTGCTGAAAACGCCCATGACAAAGAATACATAGTGACGGTGGATAGGCCAATTACAGAGCGCTTTATACAGGCTATGGCCGCTGGTGTGCCCATACTCGACACTGTCACCAAACCCTGTACGGTAACTATGCAAAGTAAGTTCGTATTTCGAATTATCTTAACGCAAGGTTTAAATCGTCAAATTCGCCGTATGTGTGAGTATTTAGGCTATGGCGTGACTAAGCTAAAGCGCAGTCGCATCATGTCCATTCGTTTGGCAGGGTTGAAGGTAGGACAGTGGCGCAATTTAACGCCAGACGAAATGCAGGAAATCAACAGGGCAGTGGCCGGCTCGACGAAAACCGCCGACGGAGCTAACCACAAAGCAGATACAAGCGTATCAGATACGCGCACAAGTCATATTGCAAAACGAAGTGGTAATCGTGGGTTGAAGTCAGGTAAAGGACCAGCGCGAAGCCAAGTGAGAAATCATGCTACGTCAGCTAAACCTCGCTCCCAGAAAAAATAA
- a CDS encoding DUF349 domain-containing protein: MIFKKLFRPKHQDPKPAVRIAAIDSLSGEEPEQKSILHELAFNDEDVNVSLAALSKLNSFVLWYKMSEIAKSERVLKRAQQMVESTLFGDDESMLSQQQKREFAYECKNNKLLERLIKQPWVQQEPKLVLHILSVLNKPQLALPILLASQDNDLQQALLVYADSPASLQKIIKKATGEQIKSLAKDKLEQIEFAKAQPVAVEKSTRLVLSRLLALREQRDYAKLLDTRSKLNEEYAQYSAQFDCLSADKRDEFITKFDELSSKLDILDAELAPLYQAEQKKRHIADAVQHATADTQAMQVWLSDMLAGDISSITLAQTEQAQTEIQNRTGRIENLMRDADSVGMAAQKAEFNSLLVTLQKRQHTFNHLPAFQDSLKQADALITEFAKMAVPEQAIDVQHAQNMLKEKQGQWRKLRESYQDSWPKALDQQFGALQKTWQSAIKSLTVGISKEVSRIRSKAKAIDVLIEQGKYKAAIGLFAKVSKWFDALPEQEKKRNERTYEQISSKVEELKSLQAYIAMPRKPALIKEAQTLVEANLSVSLRAERVKELRRRWNSLGVLNTPEDDALNGDFDTLIEQAFAPCRQHFEKQQAQRESNLVQKQALIVEITDLAEQNLDESELSKVVQQLQQKWQKIGDVDFTVKTEINDAYRKVLAPFKKKIEAYFNENAAQKQALITQAQSLSSVEDVAQAIDQAKVLQDKWKQVGQVQRKSENLLWNQFREANDVVFAKRKAHNQQQKQANDAHVSAVNGLMANMQQSINAAQSISELDETRAAEAELEAQLSALPKGLSSGLYRRLTGLSEERQAKRASLELQAKTQSFSKVFDVLKRWETPALPEEIESLPSQWQQSFKALVQHDVPRLNLTLMLEIVSDIPSPQTDDSLRKEIQLQLMADKLQQGVEYDKTSLLKRWIQHGPVAQQEQVLLTRAQRCFA; the protein is encoded by the coding sequence ATGATATTTAAAAAACTGTTTCGCCCTAAGCACCAAGATCCTAAACCGGCGGTGCGTATTGCTGCGATTGATTCTTTGTCTGGTGAGGAGCCAGAACAAAAGTCGATTTTACATGAACTGGCTTTTAATGACGAAGATGTAAACGTTAGTTTAGCTGCCTTGAGCAAACTAAACAGTTTCGTACTTTGGTATAAAATGTCTGAAATTGCCAAAAGCGAACGCGTCTTAAAGCGTGCTCAGCAAATGGTTGAAAGTACCTTATTTGGCGATGATGAAAGTATGTTGAGCCAACAACAAAAGCGTGAGTTTGCATATGAATGCAAAAACAATAAGTTATTAGAGCGCTTGATTAAACAGCCTTGGGTGCAACAAGAGCCGAAATTAGTGCTGCATATTTTGTCTGTGTTGAACAAGCCGCAATTAGCATTACCTATATTATTAGCGAGCCAAGATAATGATTTGCAACAGGCTCTGCTGGTATACGCTGATAGTCCAGCAAGCTTGCAAAAAATCATTAAAAAGGCCACTGGTGAGCAAATTAAGTCTTTAGCAAAAGACAAACTTGAGCAAATAGAATTTGCCAAAGCACAGCCTGTTGCCGTAGAAAAGAGCACTCGCCTTGTGTTATCGCGTTTGTTGGCCCTTAGAGAACAGCGCGATTATGCTAAATTACTGGACACACGCAGTAAATTAAACGAAGAATATGCCCAATATTCAGCGCAATTTGATTGTCTTTCAGCCGATAAACGCGACGAGTTTATAACAAAATTTGATGAGCTTAGTAGCAAGTTAGACATTTTAGACGCAGAGCTGGCACCACTATACCAAGCAGAGCAAAAGAAACGTCACATAGCAGACGCTGTACAACATGCTACAGCCGATACCCAAGCCATGCAGGTTTGGTTGTCTGATATGCTTGCTGGGGATATTTCTAGTATTACCCTGGCACAAACAGAGCAAGCGCAAACAGAGATTCAAAACCGCACTGGCCGAATTGAAAACTTAATGCGGGACGCTGATTCAGTGGGTATGGCAGCACAAAAGGCAGAATTTAACTCGCTGCTTGTTACATTGCAAAAGCGCCAACATACCTTCAATCACCTACCCGCATTTCAAGACTCGCTGAAACAAGCCGACGCCTTAATCACGGAATTTGCAAAAATGGCAGTCCCTGAGCAAGCGATTGACGTGCAACACGCGCAAAATATGCTCAAAGAAAAGCAAGGTCAATGGCGTAAATTAAGGGAGTCGTATCAGGACAGCTGGCCCAAAGCACTAGATCAACAATTTGGAGCTTTGCAGAAAACGTGGCAAAGCGCTATTAAGTCTCTGACTGTTGGCATCTCAAAAGAGGTCAGTCGTATTCGCAGCAAAGCCAAAGCCATCGATGTACTTATTGAGCAAGGTAAGTACAAAGCGGCGATAGGGTTGTTTGCTAAGGTGAGTAAATGGTTTGATGCCTTGCCCGAGCAAGAGAAAAAGCGTAACGAACGTACGTATGAGCAGATTAGTAGCAAAGTTGAAGAGTTGAAGTCGTTGCAAGCCTATATTGCTATGCCACGAAAACCCGCCTTAATTAAAGAGGCGCAAACGTTAGTAGAAGCAAACCTGTCAGTGTCACTTCGCGCAGAACGCGTCAAAGAGTTACGCCGACGTTGGAATAGCTTAGGGGTGTTAAACACCCCTGAGGATGATGCATTAAATGGTGACTTTGACACATTGATCGAACAAGCGTTTGCACCTTGTCGGCAGCATTTCGAAAAGCAACAAGCTCAACGAGAGAGCAACCTAGTGCAAAAACAAGCGTTAATCGTTGAGATTACTGACTTAGCAGAGCAAAATTTAGACGAAAGTGAGCTGAGTAAAGTGGTTCAACAGCTACAACAAAAATGGCAAAAAATTGGCGATGTAGATTTCACTGTTAAAACCGAAATTAACGATGCATACCGCAAAGTATTGGCCCCTTTTAAGAAGAAAATTGAGGCGTATTTCAATGAAAACGCTGCCCAAAAGCAGGCATTGATTACTCAAGCGCAATCGTTAAGCTCAGTAGAGGATGTCGCGCAAGCTATTGACCAGGCCAAGGTGTTACAGGATAAATGGAAGCAAGTAGGGCAGGTACAACGTAAGTCTGAAAACCTGCTGTGGAATCAGTTTCGTGAAGCTAACGATGTTGTGTTTGCGAAACGCAAAGCACACAATCAACAGCAGAAGCAAGCCAATGATGCCCATGTTTCTGCCGTTAATGGGTTAATGGCAAATATGCAGCAGTCAATCAATGCTGCACAGAGCATCAGTGAACTGGATGAAACACGCGCTGCTGAAGCTGAGTTAGAAGCACAATTATCAGCGTTACCTAAAGGACTAAGCTCTGGCTTGTATCGACGCTTAACTGGTTTGAGTGAGGAACGTCAAGCAAAACGCGCTAGCTTAGAGTTACAAGCGAAGACACAAAGTTTTAGCAAGGTGTTTGACGTGTTGAAACGCTGGGAAACGCCCGCTTTACCTGAAGAAATAGAAAGCTTACCTAGCCAATGGCAGCAATCGTTTAAGGCGCTGGTGCAGCATGACGTGCCGCGTCTTAATTTAACATTGATGCTAGAGATCGTAAGCGATATTCCATCTCCTCAGACAGACGACTCATTACGCAAAGAAATACAGTTGCAATTGATGGCTGATAAACTGCAACAAGGCGTTGAGTATGATAAGACGTCCTTGTTAAAACGTTGGATACAACATGGTCCTGTTGCTCAGCAAGAGCAGGTATTATTAACCCGTGCCCAACGATGCTTTGCGTAA
- a CDS encoding YeaC family protein: MNPEMLLKSMTPEVYQKLLQAVETGKWLDGNRLTEAQRETTMQAVMLYQAKVLKSDQHMTVGASGEIVQKSRQQFKQELNDINTIARFTENDI; encoded by the coding sequence ATGAACCCAGAAATGTTACTTAAATCGATGACCCCAGAGGTTTATCAAAAATTATTGCAAGCGGTTGAAACGGGTAAATGGTTGGATGGCAACCGATTAACTGAAGCACAGCGCGAAACAACCATGCAAGCTGTGATGTTATATCAAGCGAAAGTGCTGAAATCTGATCAGCATATGACGGTCGGTGCAAGCGGTGAAATAGTGCAAAAAAGTCGCCAGCAATTCAAGCAAGAGCTCAATGACATAAACACCATAGCGCGGTTTACCGAAAATGATATTTAA
- a CDS encoding zinc ribbon domain-containing protein gives MALIDCPSCNKKVSDKAEECNHCGFALGHASEEDIARKRNLQKYLKSQKIQTQSMIAMLMFVSGFGFMYWGGAVPGELQYNIAVGVAVIGFVWYIVNRVRLVFVKKSN, from the coding sequence ATGGCATTAATTGATTGCCCATCGTGCAATAAAAAAGTCTCTGATAAAGCCGAAGAATGTAACCATTGTGGGTTTGCTTTAGGCCACGCAAGTGAAGAGGATATTGCTCGTAAACGCAATTTACAGAAATATTTGAAGTCACAAAAAATTCAAACCCAATCAATGATAGCCATGCTTATGTTTGTATCAGGGTTTGGCTTTATGTATTGGGGCGGGGCTGTTCCAGGTGAATTGCAATACAATATTGCTGTGGGCGTGGCGGTCATTGGCTTTGTTTGGTACATCGTTAATCGTGTGCGTCTCGTTTTTGTCAAGAAGTCTAATTAA
- a CDS encoding alanine/glycine:cation symporter family protein — protein MEGFHDLLKMLDGMLGGAWWFPYVLLGTGLFFTIYLKFPQVRFFKHAWQVVTGKYDKKSSEGDTTHFRALTTALSGTVGTGNIGGVAFAIFLGGPAALFWMWATAFFGMTTKFVEVTLSHKYRVKTADGTMAGGPMYYMDRRLNMKWLAVAFAIATVISSFGTGNLPQSNNIAASIESTFGFDPLVVGSILGVLLGLVILGGITRIAAVTSKIVPLMALIYLVGAMAVIFANLENIGPAFAAVIGDVFTGSAATGGFLGATIAYAFNRGVNRGLFSNEAGQGSAPIAHAAAKTDEPVSEGMVSILEPFIDTIIICTITGLVILSSGVWKEKHQNVFDRSDMMIVAGTYTDTDESDRQALYAYINDLDTASITPFNGEIQIVNGKSISSGYTLLNARSVAEEVKFTFGEDEDLFTGKLKVVDGGLIKDNIVVSGKSLIHSASLTALAFTKGFFGESGKFIVSIGLLLFAFSTAIAWSYYGDRAMTYLLGPRSVMPYRVVYVFAFVWAAVSDTTLVWTLSAVAIVVMTLPNLLGIFLLRKEMKESVNQYWDDFKKEHKS, from the coding sequence GTGGAAGGCTTTCATGATTTATTAAAAATGTTAGATGGAATGCTTGGGGGCGCTTGGTGGTTTCCTTATGTGCTATTAGGAACAGGTTTGTTTTTTACAATTTACCTTAAATTCCCGCAAGTGCGTTTTTTTAAGCATGCTTGGCAAGTGGTAACGGGTAAATACGATAAAAAGAGCTCTGAAGGGGATACCACGCATTTTCGGGCATTAACCACTGCCTTATCAGGTACCGTTGGAACGGGAAATATTGGCGGCGTGGCGTTTGCTATTTTCTTAGGTGGCCCAGCAGCGCTTTTTTGGATGTGGGCGACCGCGTTCTTCGGTATGACAACAAAGTTTGTTGAGGTGACCTTATCTCATAAATATCGGGTTAAAACAGCTGATGGAACGATGGCTGGTGGCCCCATGTACTACATGGACAGACGCTTAAATATGAAATGGCTGGCTGTCGCGTTCGCGATTGCTACGGTGATCAGTTCTTTTGGCACGGGAAATCTTCCTCAAAGTAATAATATTGCGGCGAGTATCGAGTCAACTTTTGGTTTCGACCCGTTAGTGGTAGGAAGCATCTTAGGTGTATTGCTTGGTTTAGTTATTTTAGGCGGTATCACGCGTATCGCTGCGGTCACTTCTAAAATCGTACCTTTAATGGCATTGATTTACTTGGTGGGCGCTATGGCGGTTATCTTCGCAAACCTTGAAAATATTGGACCTGCTTTTGCGGCGGTTATCGGTGATGTGTTTACCGGCTCTGCCGCGACCGGGGGCTTTTTAGGCGCAACAATCGCCTACGCTTTTAACCGGGGAGTAAACCGAGGTTTATTCTCGAATGAGGCGGGTCAAGGTTCAGCACCTATTGCTCACGCAGCGGCAAAAACGGATGAGCCGGTTTCTGAAGGTATGGTGTCTATTTTAGAACCTTTCATTGATACCATTATTATTTGTACTATCACAGGTTTGGTTATTTTGTCGTCAGGGGTGTGGAAAGAAAAGCATCAAAATGTTTTTGACCGTAGTGACATGATGATAGTTGCTGGCACTTACACCGACACAGATGAGAGTGATCGCCAAGCCTTGTATGCGTATATCAATGATCTTGATACTGCTAGCATCACACCATTTAATGGCGAAATTCAAATCGTTAATGGTAAGTCAATCAGCAGTGGCTATACGTTATTGAATGCGCGCTCTGTGGCGGAAGAGGTTAAATTTACTTTCGGTGAAGATGAAGATTTATTTACTGGTAAATTAAAAGTCGTTGATGGTGGCCTGATTAAAGACAACATAGTCGTCTCGGGTAAGTCGCTGATCCATTCAGCGAGTCTTACCGCTCTGGCATTCACCAAAGGGTTCTTTGGAGAATCAGGAAAATTCATTGTATCGATTGGCTTGTTATTGTTCGCGTTTTCAACGGCGATAGCGTGGTCCTATTATGGTGATCGCGCGATGACCTATTTATTGGGACCACGTTCAGTCATGCCATATCGAGTGGTGTACGTTTTCGCCTTTGTATGGGCGGCTGTATCGGATACCACCTTGGTATGGACACTTTCTGCCGTCGCTATCGTCGTAATGACGTTACCTAACTTACTAGGCATATTCTTGTTACGTAAAGAAATGAAAGAGTCAGTCAATCAATACTGGGATGATTTTAAGAAAGAACATAAATCGTAA